The nucleotide window CCCTTCTGCACACTCTTTAGGGCCAGACAAATTTCACCTTTGGAGCAATCCCAGGTGTTGATTGTGCACTAGGGAGAAAGAAGCTGACAGAGCTGTCAAACCCCAGAGCCCTTCTGGCTGTGCAAATAGAATTGATAAACGTTAgacagctctgcacagggacagagccaTGAACTGTTCAGGTACACATCTTTTCCTAGAAAAAGTGTAGTTATGGGGGAGCCTTACCTACTCAAGAGAGACCTCAGTCCTCAAGCCAGACTGCTGCAGGAGTCAGAAGGATTTAATGCCATGCTCATTCTGTGACCAAAGTTCATTCTCCTTTGAAGCAGCTGATGCTGAAAGATAACAGATTTGATGCCATAACAATCTAATTCAGCAAGTCTTGTAGTTCTACTTCTGTGTTTTGTGGATTTTATAAAGACTAAATATGTTGTCACTAAttactagaaaatattttactgcctTCCCTCCCACCTACTTAGATGTGGTAGTTAATCCAGTATGTGGTGTGCTGACAAACAGAAACCTCGCTGGTCCTTAAAAACTCACACTTCAGGCGTGTTTCCTTGCAGGCAAAACTTGTGATTCCAAAAGCGATGGGAGTCTCCATGGCAACCAGCAAGCAGATGATAGTTCTCGTCCTCCAAACCAGGGAAGAGTCAAACCTGCTGCTGAAGAGCCACAGAATAGAAATGTTCGCTCTAATTTTTGCACTTTACTCTAAGTTTCTTACTTTTACATTAAACAGAGAAATTTTATTATGATTTTGTGCATTTTGCTGTTATGGGACTGATTTTGTATATGAGTACCACatgattttgtaaaaaaaaaagaaaaaagacatttcatcacagttttcagtaaaaataaaacagtggaggaaattttttttaatcaatctACATGGGCCATATAATACTCCCAGTGGCGGAAGAAACCCTTGCAAGATGCTTTGAAGATGCATTTTCAGCCTGTGCCACATCTTTGAATACCCTTGTGCAAAAATCTTGTGTTGGTATCTGATGCAGCAATCGAGAAAGAGGTGACTCATCCAGCCAGAAATATTCCTACTCAAATGAGCACTTGCCATAAAAGAAACATTCCCTGAAGTGACCATCTGTCTTGACTCCAGCACAGCCAACAACTTCCCCATGTAAGGTTAGCAGAGTTACATCTACATTTTAACTGCAATAACAGCTTCATCTCTTAACAGGTCTTTTGTTGGGTAAAGGCATCATGAAGTAGAAGTGCAGAATAGATCTAAAACAACCTATATTTTTGCATCCTGAGGAGGGAATAATATCTACTTGATAGCATGCAACAGTAAAAAAGAGCACCTGTGATCTCTGAACCAGCCATACATGCTGTGCATAGAAGGACATGGAAATGGTGGAGTTACAAAGCATCGGATTTGTCACAACACTGAAGGACTGTTCGAGGCCTACAACCTATTTGAGACCTTCAAATGAGTTTCAAGTTTATTTCTCGTTTTGTCAGCccagctaataaaaaaaaacaaatttcaggACTGCAGAAGGAGACTGTCAGTGCTGGAATTAATGTTGCTAATATAATTGAAAACAACAGCATTCAAGATCAACATTACTCACCTGGTGTCAGAGGCTGCTCAGCTGAAATACTTCCATGCTGATGTACTCTTAAATTATACCTGATCAGaaatagcagagaaaaattGAAGTTCATCTGTCAGGGATTTCAGACAGAAGAGCAAAAATACAATGGATATAAAGGTTGTAGATAATTTGGTGCATCATAAATTGTGCTCTCACTCCTATAAATGGATCCTGGAGTAGGTGGGTTACTTTGACAGAAGATGTGCCCTGCACACTGATTTATTACCTCTGGGTGTGGATTCAGCGACTAAGGATGCAGGCATGAGACTAATGTGAACTTTGAGCAAAATCTCACTGGAGAAGGTGATAATGTTACTCCTCTCTAACAGTCTGGTGCATCACATTTCCACCTCTGTGTCTGCAGCCAGAACAAAGCTCTTTAAACAGCAGACAGAGAGCTAAGACTGATGAAAGGCATCTCCTCCTCTTTATGCTATAGCCAGATGAAATTTCACCtggttagatttttttttttcaaatctgagACAGGAGCTCCACAGTCCAGGATCTCTGTCTAAATGAGCAATTAGTGCAATtagagcagcagaggaggatgCACAGAGTAAAACCATCAGTGCTGTTCTCCACACCAGAGGTGTTCAGGGGATTTGCTAGGTGTGGTCCCATGCAATAATACCTGTTAGCTTTTGGAGCACCTCATAAGCACATCCTCTGACTTAGTTTCATCCAGAAGAAATCCATTCTCGTGCTGTGAGACCACTTTACAGCGAGAAACAAAGTATGGTGAGTAGCTTTGAGCAGGAAATTCACTCAGGAGTGTACTCCTGACTGACTGAAATGCTGTTGTAGGCACACCCTGTAacaggaggactttccaccatACAGCTGAGCAGCACCATTGAGGGAGTTCAATTTTATGAATGgaaagctttatttatttatttggataTTGTTATCTAGGTATTCTTCATTATTTTGGCAAGGGAGAAATCTACTGTATGTTGATGCTGCATCTGAGGGTTATAATTGCTAAGTTGGGTATCAAGATTTCAAACACTGGACTCTGTGCTACCCTCAGACACACAATCTCAATATCACCTTCACCCCTGGTAATGCCTCTCCATTGTCCCAGtgcttttttgtgtttctgtactACGACCATAGCTTTAAGAAGACTTTCCGGAAGAATGGGAATACTCAATTTCTCTCTCACTCACAACGATGTAAAAGTGAAGTACAGGTTAAATCAGCACTGTCCCAATGACTGAAGTCAAGAAGGAGCTCTGACAAGACTTGTGTCTCCAGCCTAGAGATGTGTTTCAGCACTCTTGACTAGTCATGCTGATGGAACGGAGAACACATCATTAACAAATGGCAGTGGAGGACTCTGTCATTATTGGCATTTGCTGTGGAGATATAAAGCCACTTTAGTCCCAAGCAAAAGTGTGACACAGGAGTTTACGTCTCTCCGTGGCCAGTGTGAACACAGAAGGGACgctctttctgtctctgctgctcttgcagTCCCACACCTGTGTGGCTGAACAGCACTGGCcacttctctgaaaaaaagaatttccagctggaaatgGTCCAACCAGTCTGGCCATCCATGAATAGGGTCTGGTATACATTCTGGGGTTTAATATAGATATATTACAGAGTAGTTTTAGGTAGAAGCCCAGAGCTCCTCTGAACTTGTATGGATCATcttgggaagaagaaagaaaagaatcatGGCTTAATTGCTGCCAGTATCTCTCTGTCCTTTAACACTCACTTTGCTTAAACCTGCCCTTCTTGCACTGAACAATCTATGGATGTTTAATATTGGAATGTTTTAATTGCCAGTAAGTGCTCCATGGTAAGTCACTTCATGCTGTACTGTGGTAAAAATGATGTGCTCTGTGGCATCTGCTACAATCTGGTTCTCCTGGAGGTGCAGAGCTGGGTCAAATCTGCACAACTGCTTCTAAAAATTAATGTGTCTGTGCATCATCATGTGTTCTTAAATCTGTAGGCACTGCTAAAGTCTGCAAAATataattcaaaaataaatcttttcattAATATACTGACTGCCATCTGTCAATGACTACTTTgattccttttcccttccaccttttctgttctctttttcctctaGGCCTACAAAAGTGCACAGTCTTTGTGTCACTCATGTATATACAGTGAATTGACACAAAAAGGGTGAGAGAAGAGAACTGCTGCTTCATGGAAGCTGAAGCTTAGAAAAATTTAAAGTTGAGATTTTGAAAGCTTTCTAAAGCATATGGATTCCCAAACCCCATTAAATCTGGTGTTAAAACCTTGACTGTAAAAGTTTGGGTACCTTAAAGGTCCAGGGACCAgatttttcaaagacttttgTTACTTTCCTAAGTGAAAACAACTGGATTTAGGTGCTTAACTGAACACATATGCAGTGTTTAGTTCCCAAAAATTATGCTTTccttaaaacatttgaaaagcaCTTCCCTGTAAAGCCTTCTAAAATGGCCTGTTTAACTAAACTTTCCAAACTGGAACCTCATTTGCCAGAAGTCATTGATTCATTACTTCTGACATTACAATGCAACTCTGTATGGATCCAAGCTGaacataaaaatacacaaattaaatAGCTGTGAAATTGAAATTATTACTTCAATGGTAAGAATATATTAAAAGtatatttgaatataaaataCCGTAgtgaaattcaaaacaaaaaaggaacaCAGATTTTCATAGAAGTATACAACATAATGGAAAATccagaggggatttttttatacCAAGTCTCTGCTTTCACCTTAGAAAATTCAAAACTTTAGGAGTAGACAGTGAGATGAAAATCTTCCTTAAAGTTATCTGTACAAACATCTACTATTCATGCATTCTCTACACAATATTCAATCATAAATGCTTCCTGTACATAAAGAAGTGTGAAGTATTTTGATTCCTTAAATAGTTGTAATCAAAATAACACATGGAACGCTATCTTTACTCATATGACTAGACTAACAAGCACTGCTCATTTTTTACAAGCTGTCTGTAGTTCTCTCTCACATTTATTTTGCACCTGCTTGCTGAATTTCTGCTAATGATTTTtggtctgagctgtgctgagaaGCCATTCCTGAAAAATTCTGATATTCACCGTCCTTCCTATTTTGACTTGGTGTCCAGCCTTCAGTCTCCAGCTGGATGAGCACAACAAGTTGGAAGCAGATTTGTAGTCACATTTTCATACCAATATGTACTTACTCTCCTGTGCTCTGTTAGAGGTGAACTCCAAACGGAAATATACTCATTGCCAAGCTTTGCAGAAATTCAGGGCAACGTTAACTGACTCTGTAACACCTCCTTAACTTTGTTTTATTAGTACTGTGAAGTTTGAAAGCTTTACCTACAGAGAAAACCTCACAGGCTCTTTGATAATTCTTATTTTGTCATTTGCATCAGACACCTTTCTGTCAAGGGAATCAGCAAACACAAGCAGTGGCacagtttctgcttttttgtgaCAAACACACCAAACCCAGCTTCAACACCCTGTTCACATCAGTCCTAAGGCAAGGGGTCCTTGAGACATGTTGCACAGAAGCACTTTGTGGAGGTACCTTTGCTTTCTGTGGTTTCATCAGTGTCTGGGCTTCCAGCTGGCTTTGTCGTGGCTTCCATTGCCGTGCTGAACATTGGGCCAGTGACCCGAAACACGGCTGAGTGATGCTCTGTGGGCATCCTTCCAAAGCGTTTTGCAGGAGAGGAACCTGACACACAGCTATCATTTAAGGCCAATTTCTCTCAGGGATCAACGGGCCTTTAAAAATTCACCAGCTCACATATCCTTTTCAGTGATGGTCATTAGATGTTTTGTGCTCTGATTTTGTGGACTTTTGAGAGAACCTTGCTTTTCAGCAAATGCTGACATATCCATTGGTAAGAGGAAACTCACAGCCTTTACTTTACCCCtggagaaaaaatgagaaatcatTATGAGGATTACAAATGTATAAAACATgcagagaaagtaaaaaaaaacccaacaaaacagcAACTCAGCAAGCAAAAAGTAAATGCTTTCAACCCTTGcatgctgctggaggcaggattTCATGCCATTCACATGGTCATCCCAAAGGACGATCATGGTCCTGTCTGCTGGAAGCATCTGCCATTTCCCATTGAGTCTCACTTCTCTCTGTCACTGCCTGCCCTGTGTGTACaaagctgtgtgtgcacagaacCCTGGGGGTGTGCGTGCACCCACAGAGACCCTTCAGTAATTTTAGTATAATAGCCCTGAAAAGAGTTCTCAGCCTCTCTTATcctgtatttaaatatttaatggttttttccatttaccAAACACAGTGGGAATCCCTTGGTAGAAATAATGCTTTAGCATAtatgaattaaattattttagacaTGCAAATTACAGATGATTTGTTAGCAGTGCTGGTTTTTTATTACTTGGATGCAACTGCACTCTATATAAATTCAAGGTGATACTTCTacagaataaagcaaaaatattcatATCACATACAGGATTATAGCTTTGGAGCAAAATGTGAGGAAGCTACAATAAACAAAGAATAGGAAAACCTGACATGAACCAGCATGCTGGGAAGCAAAAATGTCATCCTTGTAAAAAATTAAGCTTAATAAGCTTGCTGAACTAATTGCTAGAAATTTTCTTACTAGTGAAAAGCTAAGATTGGTGTCCATGTCAGACATTTGGGTATATAACAGAAGCATCCACCATTAAGACCATAAAAGatattaaattttgttttggtgtAAGAAACACAAAGCTTCATGCTTCAGGAGATCAACCAGCCTTCTGAAGGGGTTAGGTGAAAAGCTCTTTCCACAGCCATTTCTCCTCCTGAAGCAGCCAGCAGTGAGTGCACGAGTCACTGTTCAGCTTGGCAAGGCAGCTCTAAGACAGTGATAAAATCATCAGCTCTGTCGTTTGGCCATGGGCACCCGGTAGGTCCCCAGGCATTTGATGTAACAGATCTGTGCTGCTATTTTGATTGCTTTGAAAGTTCTTTCCCCTCATGAGCAAGCAGCAGTATTTGCCACTGCCACCCCGTTCCTACATGCTGCCCCTGTGTTTCCAACCACGCACACCTTCCACGTGAGCTGGCTGGAGGGCAAACCCCCTGGAAGCATTCATGAGCACCATGAGTCTTGAGTTTCCCTGACCCAGTGGAGTGTGCACAGAAATCCAGAGTTACAGGGTCAGGGTGCTCTGGAACACAACACGAGTTCCCTTCCAGGGACTAAATTTAGGTACCTAACTGCTGTAAAACATCTGACCCTGAAACATCCTTACAAGAAAACCCAGGTGCCTCTCAAAGCTTGGCCTCGTTGTCCCCTGCAGCCTctcagggaggagctgggccCCAAATCAGCTTTGCACAGAGAGTGCAAGGGGCTGGGCACTGGTCTGCTCTGAGGATTTAGGGGGACAGAATTAAAGCTGTTGTGATGTGCCATGCACAGTTACCTCCACACAAGTGACACAACCCACAGCAGGTGTCAGCTCCCGGGGTGGCCGCTGGAGTCCTGCCCCAGGACATGCattgtgggatatgcccagccactgccctggagggatgtctgctgagataagagatttcgcaatcgcccagcaggactccctggaaaggacttttgaatcatggtgaggaaaagtagacccacaatcctttgggagaccctatgcagatcgttctgtaacccattggtctatcccagaccctctgtaatccattgggccccttgctgatcccctgtatccctataaaagacGACCAGCTCACCTCTGTAGGGGAGAGAACTCGTCCCTGACTCTTTCCTTTGCCGGAGggaacccacaataaagctaccttcgtgcagaaccagccacacgagcaTTCTCGCCTCTCTCTCcggtctggtttggcctagaggctgccctgcagagctgagctgaaatcacgagctgataatcactaaagagctgatagcttctgcaagggctcctctgccagcagctgagaggaagacaccgggcctcgggaaggtgattcctttcgggaccatctccccggaccggtcatctcttcctgggtcacagcctcggaccccaccAACCAGCTGTAATAATGCATGGTCAGGTGGGCAGAGCCATGGACTTCTCCCTGATTAAACACGAGGCCATTtggattattttccttttcagcgCGGGATGATTGAGCTGAACCCGGAAATCAGCATGAATTCCCAAGGTGGATGTATCAGCAACAGGATGTGGCTGGGCTATCATGTATCACTGTCTCATTACTGCTGGTTCCACGGGTGGTTGTCGTCCTGTGCTGGAAAGCTTCTTGTCAATGAGCAGAGACACTCAGGGCTGGTCCAGCAGCCATTTCACTTAATTTAGAAGCTGTCCTGAGACTACTTTTTTCAGGGCTGAAAGCATTAACTTGTAATGCTTCAGTTACAGGGGATATATGATACAGTACAACTAAATCCATGACCCGCAGTAATCACACTTCTAAAGGCATAGTGCAGAGTTCCTTGGTACTTCCATGCTTTCTGTTCAAAGTTTAAGAAACCCTTTCAAGCTTAGCTTGTCAGAACAACACACCAATCTGCAAAACCCTGCCTGGCTTTAACAGAGCAAAGATTTCaacctctttctctctccctcagcctctcctttctATAGCAAATTTAACCTGCTACCATTGCCGAACCTCACGCATTtcagggaggagaaggacaaCTTCCTCAAAAGAGGTCTCCAGTCTGCTCAGGGCCCGTATACATTCAAACAACAATTTTGGTGATAACATACTAAAACCCAGAGCAAAGTCCATATACCTTATTTGGTGAAACCCATGACCAGCCcaggctggtgatgctgtgaaGGCAAACCAAACCTACCTGCACTTGCAGATGTGCTCCTGAAACAGCTTCATGTTGCTGGAGTGGCTGTAGGAGAGACAACTGGCTGGTGATGGTTCAAgccctttctcctcttccctgctgagctgtgctgcagcaggaggggctggtggCTGGGCACTGTCTGGCACCTCCAGGAGCCCATGGCTTGGAGGCTTCCTGCCAGCCCAGTAGGACCTtgtgctggaaggagcaggagctgggggagacAGTGGGGTAGCGTCTCACAGTCATGGCAGTatctgaggagcagaaaaaaagcagagctagaaataataataataacaataacaatatCATTACAACAATTCAGGTATCCTCAATGTATTTTTGGAGAGCaactttttacatgggcagatagtgatagaacaagggggTGCAGTTTTAAGCTAAAAGAGGGGACATGAGATTTTAGGaagtgagacactggaacatgtcgcccagagaagttgtgggtgccccatccctggaaatgtccaaggccaggaaGAATGAgtctttgagcaacctggtctagtggaaggtgtccctgcccatggcagggttgTTCAAActagatgatgtttaaggtcccttgcaaccccAAATGATCTATCATTctatttttaatcacttttttgAGGctcaaaaacattttgcatgTGGTGAAGctgagaggcagaggaggcCAGACAGCCTCTCTAGGTCCTACCCTTTGCCCTAgaaggcagctggagaggaagaaCCACAGGGTTAGAGGGCACTAACTTTCCGACTTGCCAAAAGACCATGGAGCTATTCCCAAGATGACAACATCCATAGCCACCAGTAGCCCCTGTCTGAGGCCTCCAGGCAGGTAATGTGGCCACTGGGTCAGTGGGGTTGGCAACAGGCACTATTCCCTCACAGCACCCCTCTGGCTGCACGTAGATCCACTGGTGCCGGTCAGCTTCTCATCTTACTCCTTCACAAAGATTTGTCTCCATGAAAACTTGTGGGGCCATTTCTCCGATACTTCTCACCAAGTAACATTTTGTTCTAATTCCTGCTTCATTAATTCCTCCAGAAATCCCAACCAGATTTCTGTAATTGaggaatatttccatttttctcctctgataCACTTGTGAAGAGAATGTATTCCTATATCTTGACCCATCTCTGCCTCAGCAAGAACTAACTGCATTATCAGCAAAAATAAACTGCACATCTGGCATGATGTATGCAGCCAACCCAGTATTATTTGTTACTACTTGtagcatttttctcattttttactAAGGCAGGATGGGTTATGGCATGGTTACAAGTGTTGGCCCTTTTCTTCCTGGAATAGGCATGTGGAGGAGAGTCCATGCCTGCGAAAACCCAAAGAAGAAAGTCAAATTCTGCTTAAGCAAACTGAACTCTGAGTTGAATCCTTTCAGCTGAATCCTTTGAGCAGCGGCAAAACACTCCGCTAAGCTCAGCAAGGAGGATGCACCCTAAAAAGCCCACAGAGCAAGACACGCAGCGCTGGCGTGTTTGGTGTGAACACAGAACGAGGCCAGAGCAATTCCATGGAGTTAACCAGGCAGCCGGCTAGCAGCtcatctcccttccctgcagacaGGGCACAGCCGGGCTGGCAGACCCTGCATGGGCAGTACCGGGGTGCCATGGACAGCCCCACACAGTACCTGTCTGCTCGCTCGGCGCTGGAGCGGCCGTGGCGCttccctgcagggatgctggagaTGCAGCCGGTCCTTCCCCATCAATGGCGAGGCTCCTCACGTCGTTCCCATCTGCTCCTGCCGCCCCTCTCTCCGCCGGCAcagctctctgcctgcagccctgcagctctcccttcAGCGCCCTGTTTTCCCTCTCCAGTCTATTGATTTGGGAGCGCATCTTGCGGATGACCTGCAGGAGGTGCGTGTTCCCCTCCATGCCGCCCCGCCagagcccctgccctgcagaggggCTCCGCAGCCGGCCGCGGGCAGACCCTGCCCTTAAAAGCTCCTGGACACTGGGAGTCCCTCCCCGCACGGGCCAGATCCCGGGCTGCGAGGGCTGGACCGAGCCGTCAAGTTGCTAAGAGAGGACCATGATTTATTCATTCGGGGGCTCGCgtttcagagcagagctggcctgTCCCCCCCGCACAAATCACTGTCAACACGGCATCGCTGCCCCAGAGAAAACCCGCCCGCCCCTCGCCTGCCTCTTGGTTTTCTCCGCATGGCCGAGGAGGACAGAGCCCATTTCCTTTGGTTTGCCCAAAAAGGCCAGGGATCATTTCCATGGCACAGAGAGAGGGTCACCCTTTGCTGGGCAGCAATTCAACTCTCCCTTAACGCAGGCTCTGTGCATCTGGAATTTCAATTCCAGAATTAGCAATTTCtcacaggaaaattaaatttctagATGAAAGCTGATACGGTGCAAGAACCCCGCCATTAACAACATATGCCAACAGCTGTGATGGACAAGCAGGTATGCCAAAGCTCTCCtgcaaggctgcagcagccctctCTGGGCACCCAGGGAGGCTTGCTGGAGTGGAGCGCCTGCATGAGTATCCCAGGAGTGTAACAAGAGACAGACCAGGCATGATTCTTGCATTAGCAAAAGAAACACAATCCTCTGTATTTCTCTCACCACCTAGTCCCTAAAGCCATCTTTCTGCTGGCAGCAAGATGAAAAAACACGGAGCAGTCTTCCCGCTCCTCAAAACCTActtcaaaatacagagaatgCCAGAAAGTCAACAGGGAAATAATTTAACACACCTTTTGCTTTGAGGCCATTCACTTCCCAACAGCTCAACAGTGACTCACGAATctctgagagaggaaaaaaagacttttcagCTGTGTGCATTTTCccactctgctgctggaggctggggaaagaaaggaaaattgttGTGAGATGCTTCAAACATGAGATGACtcagttttactttttccaAAGGTGTCAGAAGGGCTGTTGTGAGGAAGCCACCGGGTCCAtggggaggtgctgctgccaaGCAGCTACAGGGAAATTGGACAGAAACTGCTGGAATTGAGACAAAACCAGGGATGGGAGTGAGGGCATGCCCTGGGGCATGTCCCCATGTGAGCAGTGCTGCCTTCTTGGAGCAGCATCCTCAAAAAGTGCTTCACAAGGGCAAAGTAGTTCCCATAGGCCTCACTGTGCTCACTGCCCCCCTGACTTAGAGCCACGTGCAGTGTGTAGCAAGGGCAGCTAGGACTTGCTGCAGGAATACACACCTGTGCTGATTTTCCCAGGGACACAGGCATaaggctgggcactgggagccaCAAGAGTCACTGGCAGccctgctgtcacctcctgggAACCTCTCCAGAGGGCTCTGCGTGGTTCAGGCTGCATGCAGAGAGGTGAAACAAATGTGAGTTCTTAGGCTGCAGATGAAGCCCACAGCACCCATGCATTTGACGTGGGCTTGGGCCCAGGCTTAAATAACAGTGTAGGTGCCCCTATGCAGGGGCCAATCTATAGGGAGCATTATGGGTCTATTTCTCCAGCAAACAgcccaggcactggagcagtgACAGCACCTACGCGTAATTATAACATTGCCGCTGATGCTGCAGCTGGCGGGTTTGGCTGGGCAGGGGGTGCTTACCAGCTCAGCAATTGGCTTATCCCAGCTGTAGTTGAACATATCTGCTCCTGTCATCACatgcctgctgctcctctggaacCACGTTGGAGCAGGCATAGACCTTTTGATGCACCAGAAATGTCTGAGGAAATGACTTTTGTCTTGTAACCTcaaacagctgctcctgctgctagGGCCAGATGACTCAGGAGTTTTGGACAGTGGAAACCTGGCAAAGCTGCCTTTGCCACTGGGCTGACCAGTGTGTTCCCTGTCATCAAAAAGAGCTCCATGCACCCAACCTTGGTTTTTGTAAATTCAGTGAGGTCCAAGACGTGTGCTTACCCCGACAGCTCCTGGAtgttgct belongs to Corvus moneduloides isolate bCorMon1 chromosome 10, bCorMon1.pri, whole genome shotgun sequence and includes:
- the LOC116448897 gene encoding putative coiled-coil domain-containing protein 195, which translates into the protein MEGNTHLLQVIRKMRSQINRLERENRALKGELQGCRQRAVPAERGAAGADGNDVRSLAIDGEGPAASPASLQGSATAAPAPSEQTGMDSPPHAYSRKKRANTYATPLSPPAPAPSSTRSYWAGRKPPSHGLLEVPDSAQPPAPPAAAQLSREEEKGLEPSPASCLSYSHSSNMKLFQEHICKCRGKVKAVSFLLPMDMSAFAEKQGSLKSPQNQSTKHLMTITEKDM